GCTAATGGTAGTGGATTATGCCAAGTTACCAATAAAATTGAGAGCGTGATCCAGCCACAAAAAACAAATAAATGCCAAACCATTTTTCCCATCAAGGCAAATAACAAAGCTAGAAAACGAGGCACTTGTTCTCTGTCATATTGAGAGACCCCTGCAAACCACCAACCCAGTGTACTATGACGTAGCTCTCGCCCAATAAGTCCAACGCCAACAACTGCGGCTAAAATGTGTAGTAGGGCGGGAATTGTGGTGCTTGCGAGAAACTGTTGATAATTTAAAGATTGATTAAATGCCATTTTAATTTGTGGTTTAATCGGTGAGATGCCATCAAGTGCTTGCTCCTTAGACATTCCCATTTTAGTACGCAAGCGTAATTCTACTCCCGCAGAAAAAGTACGAACCGCACCACCAACCCCTGATTGAATTACACCTGAATGCGTTCCATACTGAGCATTAACTACAAGAGTAACGGGACTTGCTTTAAGTTGATGAATTCGATGTGAAAAATCCTTTGGAATAATCAAGGTTGCATAAACCTCGGTGTCTTGTATAGCGTGCTTCATTTCTTGGGCATCACGGAAATGCTTAACCACCGCCACATTTGGGGAGGCATCAACCATTGAAATCAATTTTCTTGATAAGCTCGTATTTGCTTTATCGATCACACCAATGGGCAAATTATGCACTTGTGATGCAGAAAAGGTATACCAAATTAAACCTATCGTTAACGCAGGCAACACTAAAAGCAATATGCGTTCTACACGTTCTCGCTGAATAAGTCGCCATTCCCAAACAGCACTGCGTAAAAAGATTCGCCACAAAGCTAACATTCGTTATTCGCCTCTTTCTCAATCATTTTGTGGTAATTCAACTAATACGCTCATACCTGGTCGCATTCCTTCAATCACGTTTTCTGGGTGTGATTTAACTAAGAAAGTACGCATATCAAAACCTTCATCGGTACGCGTTGGTCTCCACGTCGCAAAATCAGGTAATACCGAACTTGCATAAACTTTGAATGTCACTTTTAAATTATCTAATGCAGGAATAACCCCTTCAAAAGTTTGGTCGATCGCAAAATATTTTAAATAATCTTCACGCACATTTAATTCTAAGCGTTGATCTTGTAAATTCACCACCGTCACCACAGGTACACCTTTGGAAACAATCTCGCCGACACTTGGGATCACTTCAGCGATTTCACCACTCACAGGGCTTTTTAATTGCACTGCATCTTCAGCAACCATTGCTTCATCAAACACCGCTTGTCCTTGACGAGCTTTGGCTTTTGCCGCCACAATATCTTCTTTTCTCGCCCCTTCCTGAGCCATTTCATACTGTGCTTTTGCAATGTCATATAATTTTTCAGCGCTGATATATTTAGCTTTCACTTCATCGGCTTTTTGCTGACTTAATAAGCCCTCTTTGGCTAAAGTACGAATACGATGCCACGTTTTCTTCGCTACATCAAAACCCGCTTTGGCTCGTTGCATCTGTTCAAATGCCATTTGTTTTTCTTGTTCTCTCGCCCCCGTTTCTGCTTTTTTCGCAATCGCACTTGCTGCATCTTTTACGGCTTCAGCTTGAGCAACTTTGGCGGTAATTTCAGGGCTATCAAAATGTAAAATCGGTGTACCTTTGGTAATCTTATCGCCTTCTTGCACATAAATTTCATCAATACGTCCTGAAATCTTACTCGCAATATTCACTTCTTTGGCTTCCATTTGCCCCTGTAATATCACAGGTTCAGGCTCAGACACCTTCAAATAGCCACAAATAATCACAAGGATTACAATAGCGACAATCACTAATCCTAAAATAGGTTTAAGCTTTTTCTTGGTATTTTCATTCATTTTCTCAGACATCTTGTTCTCTCTTATTTTTCTAATTCATTAAATCTGTAGGAATATAATTCGCAAAGCTTTGAAGATTTCCAGTAGAAGCCAATAATTCAGCGAGAGCCATCACATATTCATACGCTACACTCGCTTGCTCCGTTTGTACCTTAACCAATTTTGCTTGGGCATCATTAAGCTCAATAACCGTATTGATACCCTCTTTAAATCCAGCTTCGTGTAGTTTTAACACTTGTTGAGCTAAGGTTTCTTCTTTTTCAAGGGCTTGATAACGCAATCTCAAATCATCAACCACTAACCAGTTTTTTTCGACTAACAAATTGATGTCTTGCTTCACTTGACGCTCTATCGCATCAATTTGCGTTAATGTCATTTGAGCAGCTTGTTGCATTTTGGATCTATCTACCGAACGATGCAATGTCCAATTTGCATTGACACCCACAACCCAATTATGGTCTTTACCCAGCTGATAACCGCCAAAAGCCGCCACATTTGGTTTCCACGCGGCATCACTTAATTTTTCCATCGCTTTGGCTTGTTTTCTTTTCGCTTTAATTTGAGTAAAGATAGGATAATACGCTTGGGCTTTCGCTTGGAACGCATTAAGCGGTAATAATTTTTCATTTTTTACAAATAATTTTGTCGCAACTTTGACATCCTTTGTTTGTAATAATGAATTTAAGGCTCGTTGGGCAAGACGCAAATTATCCTTTGCTTTATCTAACTGAAACTCTGCGTCAGATAATGCCGCTGTTGCTTGTAAACGTTGAATCTTAGAAATCACACCCAATTCAAACATACGTTTCGCTAAATGATTATGCCCTTTGACAGATCTTAATGCGATTTCTCGCACGTTAACCGCTCGTTCCGCTAACTGCACTTGAAAATAACGCGTAATCAAGGTTTTGAGTAATTCTTCTTCTGTGGTCGCAATTTTTGTCGCATCTGCATCTGCTCGCCCTTGAGCAAATTCTTGAATGGCATCAATGCGTCCACCCGTATAAAGGGGTAATAATGCGGTTACATTTGCTCGTGAAAAATTATCTCGTTTTTGCAAGTGAATATCAGATGGAATCTGGGAAGGAAGTTGAGCAATACTGCCAAGCCCTTTTTGTAATAATGGTGCAAGCTGTGGAAATTGCTGTGCAACACCACCAACTTGACTTGCTAATGCAGTACCATAACCTTGTAAACGTTCACGTAAATGTGCAGTACTGATATCCGTTTCCACATTATAACGCCCAGCCATACTGCCCAGCATAACAACAGGTTGATGTAAATCAAGGGCATCAGCTTGTAGTTGACTTGCTTTCCAGCCTGCCTGAGCAGCAGAAAGCTTATCAGAATGATGTAAAACATAATCCATTGCCTGCTGAAAAGAAACAGGTTTTGCACGATCAAATGACGTGTTTTTTTCTACTTGCGTATTAAAGTTAGTCGGAATATTCTCAGACTCATTGGGAACATTCGGAACTGATGAAGTAGCTAAATGCTGAGACTGGCAGCCAACCAACATAAACATCGTGAATAATAATTCAATTCTCATTTTATAATCTCTAAACATTGACACCTCACAGTCTATTTTTCGATTTATTATAGCAAAATAAGAATAAAATGTAACAATTTGAATATTTTTTGTTTGTTACCGCTAAATCTAGAAAATTCCTAAATAGGTAGCTCGTGAGTGTATTTCAATTCTTCCATTGCAAAAGTTGAAGTAACATCGGTTAGCCCCTCCACTTCTCTCACCAATTTTTTGTAGAAAATATCAAAGGCGTGCATATCTTTTACTCGTACTTGCATTAAATAATCATATTCCCCTGCCATACGATAAAACGCCATCACTTCAGGATAATCAATTATTGTTTTAGAAAATTGATGATACCATTGAGCAGAATGATTACTCGTTTTGATCTGAACAAATCCAATGAACCCAAGATCGACTTTATCGGCATCAATCGACACAATCCGATTACGGATAATCCCCAACTCTTCAAGGCGATGAATACGTCGCCAGCAAGGTGTCGTGGTTAAATTTACTTTTTCTGCTAATTCCGTAATAGAAATTGACGCATCTTTTTGCAATTCTCTCAAAATTTGTTTATCTATTTTATTTAATTCATACATATTTTGCCCCTTAAATTATAAACCCAGCTAATTATAGAAATTTTTTCTTATTATAGCCCTATTATTAGAAATTTATTTCTATTTTTAGTTAAATTAAGTAAAAGTAGAGAATTTTTTTTTTGCATTTTAAAGATATAATTTGACCGCTTCATAACCAATAACCCCAAAGAGGACTCTATGAAATTTGGAACAAAAACATTACACGGCTACAATATGCTTGCACCCGATACAGGGGCTTCATCTATTTCAATCTGCCAAGCCTCAACCTTTCATCAAAAAGATATCAATAATCTACAAAAATATATTTATTCACGATTCGGCAACCCAACACGCGAGGCATTAGAAGAAGCAATTGCAAGCCTTGAAGAAGGAAAATACGGTGTTGCTTTTGCCTCAGGAGTGGCTGCCATTTCTGCTGTTTTATTGATGTTTTCAAAGGGCGACCACATTGTAATGTGTAAAGATGTGTACGGTGGCACATTCCAATTAGTCAGCGAAACACTGCCTCGTTTTGGTATTGAAGTTACGTTCGTTGATGAAACCAATTTAGAGGAATGGGAAAGTGCCATTCAACCAAACACCAAAGCGTTTTATATAGAAACACCATCAAATCCGACCTTAAAAATCACAGATATTCAAGGCGTGGTAGAAATTGCAAAAAGACACAATATTCTGACCGCTATCGATAACACATTTATGACCCCACAATATCAAAAACCTCTAACATTAGGCGTAGATATTGTGATTCAAAGTGCAACAAAATTCTTAAACGGGCACAGTGATGTTATTTTAGGTGCAGTTATTGTAAACGATGAAACACTCTTTGAAAGACTCCATAAACAGCAAGTAATGCTAGGTGGATTACCAGGTATCGAAGAATGCTGGCTAGTTATGCGTGGTTTAAAAACAATGGCTATCCGAATGGAAAAAAGCACCAACTCCGCATTAAAAATTGCTCAATTATTAGAAAAACACCCTAAAATCAATAAAGTTTATTATCCAGGTTTAGAAAGTCATCAAGGCTATGAAATCCATAAAAAACAAGCAACTAGCGGAGGAGCAGTACTTTCATTTGATTTAGGTAATGCCGAAAATGTCAAAAAATTTGCTGACGCTTTAAAATATCCTATCATCGCAGTGAGTCTTGGTGGTGTAGAGTCTATTCTCTCTTACCCCATAAAAATGTCTCATGCTAGCGTACCAGAAGAAGAACGATTAAAACAAGGAATCACAGAGGGATTGGTTAGATTATCGGTGGGTATTGAAGACACAGACGATCTCATCAATGATATCCAAAATGCACTAAACAACATCTAAAACAATAAATTAAAAATAAAGCATCAGTATTACCAATAAATACTGGTGCTTAATCACCCAATGTTTAGTGCTTTTGTTCAGTCTATTTTTAAGAATTTATACTGTGATAAATCTTGCTGTTGCTTAAGCTTCAACAGCCCCCAGTACGTCGTGAGCCATTAAGTTAGCCGTTGGGTTATCTTGGGTTTGTTCTTTGATAAGTTTGTTTGCATAAGGCGATAAAGCATCAACAATTGCTCCATTGGTGTTTTTTGTTGCCAATCCTTGCAATACTCCCGTCACAGCTCGGATTGCCATTTGAA
This DNA window, taken from Phocoenobacter uteri, encodes the following:
- a CDS encoding ABC transporter permease, whose translation is MLALWRIFLRSAVWEWRLIQRERVERILLLVLPALTIGLIWYTFSASQVHNLPIGVIDKANTSLSRKLISMVDASPNVAVVKHFRDAQEMKHAIQDTEVYATLIIPKDFSHRIHQLKASPVTLVVNAQYGTHSGVIQSGVGGAVRTFSAGVELRLRTKMGMSKEQALDGISPIKPQIKMAFNQSLNYQQFLASTTIPALLHILAAVVGVGLIGRELRHSTLGWWFAGVSQYDREQVPRFLALLFALMGKMVWHLFVFCGWITLSILLVTWHNPLPLANLCITIFNGCLLMILSLWLGIMLTAMAMSNRVGLSNTGIITGPAFAFSGVTYPLVAMPDSAQVIAQMLPLTHYLQSQIAQIEMRQDWYFGLSTSYGFIIAIIIMMLLSTLFTAIALQRKHKWGMR
- a CDS encoding HlyD family secretion protein, giving the protein MSEKMNENTKKKLKPILGLVIVAIVILVIICGYLKVSEPEPVILQGQMEAKEVNIASKISGRIDEIYVQEGDKITKGTPILHFDSPEITAKVAQAEAVKDAASAIAKKAETGAREQEKQMAFEQMQRAKAGFDVAKKTWHRIRTLAKEGLLSQQKADEVKAKYISAEKLYDIAKAQYEMAQEGARKEDIVAAKAKARQGQAVFDEAMVAEDAVQLKSPVSGEIAEVIPSVGEIVSKGVPVVTVVNLQDQRLELNVREDYLKYFAIDQTFEGVIPALDNLKVTFKVYASSVLPDFATWRPTRTDEGFDMRTFLVKSHPENVIEGMRPGMSVLVELPQND
- a CDS encoding TolC family protein, with translation MFRDYKMRIELLFTMFMLVGCQSQHLATSSVPNVPNESENIPTNFNTQVEKNTSFDRAKPVSFQQAMDYVLHHSDKLSAAQAGWKASQLQADALDLHQPVVMLGSMAGRYNVETDISTAHLRERLQGYGTALASQVGGVAQQFPQLAPLLQKGLGSIAQLPSQIPSDIHLQKRDNFSRANVTALLPLYTGGRIDAIQEFAQGRADADATKIATTEEELLKTLITRYFQVQLAERAVNVREIALRSVKGHNHLAKRMFELGVISKIQRLQATAALSDAEFQLDKAKDNLRLAQRALNSLLQTKDVKVATKLFVKNEKLLPLNAFQAKAQAYYPIFTQIKAKRKQAKAMEKLSDAAWKPNVAAFGGYQLGKDHNWVVGVNANWTLHRSVDRSKMQQAAQMTLTQIDAIERQVKQDINLLVEKNWLVVDDLRLRYQALEKEETLAQQVLKLHEAGFKEGINTVIELNDAQAKLVKVQTEQASVAYEYVMALAELLASTGNLQSFANYIPTDLMN
- a CDS encoding Lrp/AsnC family transcriptional regulator; protein product: MYELNKIDKQILRELQKDASISITELAEKVNLTTTPCWRRIHRLEELGIIRNRIVSIDADKVDLGFIGFVQIKTSNHSAQWYHQFSKTIIDYPEVMAFYRMAGEYDYLMQVRVKDMHAFDIFYKKLVREVEGLTDVTSTFAMEELKYTHELPI
- a CDS encoding trans-sulfuration enzyme family protein, which gives rise to MKFGTKTLHGYNMLAPDTGASSISICQASTFHQKDINNLQKYIYSRFGNPTREALEEAIASLEEGKYGVAFASGVAAISAVLLMFSKGDHIVMCKDVYGGTFQLVSETLPRFGIEVTFVDETNLEEWESAIQPNTKAFYIETPSNPTLKITDIQGVVEIAKRHNILTAIDNTFMTPQYQKPLTLGVDIVIQSATKFLNGHSDVILGAVIVNDETLFERLHKQQVMLGGLPGIEECWLVMRGLKTMAIRMEKSTNSALKIAQLLEKHPKINKVYYPGLESHQGYEIHKKQATSGGAVLSFDLGNAENVKKFADALKYPIIAVSLGGVESILSYPIKMSHASVPEEERLKQGITEGLVRLSVGIEDTDDLINDIQNALNNI